In Tenacibaculum sp. 190524A02b, the genomic stretch ATAAATTAAACTCACTTCACGAGCAGGTGGAGGCGTTTCAAATTCACGTAAATGCCTTTTATCATCTTCATTTAAATCCAAAGTATTTAAATATGGAAGTAAAGTCATACCTAAACCATCTTTTGAAAGTTTTATAAGTGTATCAAAACTACCACTTTCTAATTGGAAATGATTGTTTTTACTTTTTTTGTTGGTTCTACATAAGTTAATAACACTATCTTTAAAACAGTGTCCGTCTTCTAACAGTAATAAATCATCGACATCTAATTCCTCTACAGTTATTTTGTTATTCTCAAAAAGCTTATGTGCTTCAGGAATTAACCCAACAAAAGGTTCGTAATATAACACACGCTCTTTAATTGCTTCATTTTCTAAAGGCGTAGCAGCTATAGCCGCATCAATATGTCCGTCCATTAGCTTACGTACAATTTCTTCGGTAGTAAGCTCTTCAATAATTAGTTGAACCTTAGGGTAGTTTCTGTTAAATGTTTTTAAGAACATAGGTAATAAAGTAGGCATAATGGTTGGAATAATT encodes the following:
- a CDS encoding LysR family transcriptional regulator, with translation MTITQLKYTLAVAEYKNFTIAAEHCFVTQPTLSMQIQKLEEELDAKIFNRSKKPIELTEVGKRIVEQAKVIVDESNRIVDIVHQQKGYVGGEFKLGIIPTIMPTLLPMFLKTFNRNYPKVQLIIEELTTEEIVRKLMDGHIDAAIAATPLENEAIKERVLYYEPFVGLIPEAHKLFENNKITVEELDVDDLLLLEDGHCFKDSVINLCRTNKKSKNNHFQLESGSFDTLIKLSKDGLGMTLLPYLNTLDLNEDDKRHLREFETPPPAREVSLIYHKSQLKMQLIEALKSTIDGVVRGAIAFSDVEIISPLQKN